In Aureibaculum algae, the following are encoded in one genomic region:
- a CDS encoding OmpA family protein yields MRTLINIFFIVSTLFSFAQIERADSIKGAEYSIKNLKVNTKYQDFGSTFMGKDKIVFSSSRKTAGLSNRKWKDNDQPFLNLYIGDLNNQGEITNVKPFSSDVNSKYHDAFVAFTPDLKEVYFTSNNYMGGKLKSDGLKIFRAAIGEKGHWEDFSSLPFNDDDYDTGHPMISADGKKLYFVSNMPGTMGDTDIFVVDLNQGHYGKIINLGKTINSKYKEYSPYIDGDVIYFSSNRPGGKGGFDIYMTKLDGSIPEPINLGEPMNSKGDDISFIIDSDKLQGYFSSNRNGGMGDDDIYSFKQKTTIAICDQIATGIIKDKVTGNRVGNAFVALIDEEGNRIRKIETAFDGAYYFGVDCAENYTIEVTKNGYFSNTINLSTSHKNGYDNNEVIFIEEKEFMNRKDYEILNVPNITFTINTAEITEASERALEKVMRLMSKYPKMVIEFGAHTDSRGPDAYNLSLTKSRAAATVDNLIEKGLDPRRITGKGYGETELLNKCANDVKCTELEHLENKRTEFVVIRK; encoded by the coding sequence ATGAGAACCCTAATAAATATATTTTTTATTGTAAGTACCCTTTTTTCTTTTGCACAAATTGAAAGAGCAGACTCTATTAAAGGTGCAGAGTATAGTATTAAAAACCTTAAGGTTAATACCAAATATCAAGATTTTGGTTCCACTTTTATGGGTAAAGATAAAATCGTTTTTTCTTCAAGTAGAAAAACAGCAGGGTTGTCAAACAGAAAATGGAAAGATAATGATCAACCTTTTTTAAATTTATATATCGGTGATCTAAATAATCAAGGAGAAATTACAAATGTAAAACCATTTTCAAGTGATGTAAACTCAAAATATCACGATGCGTTTGTTGCTTTTACACCTGATTTGAAAGAAGTTTATTTTACCTCAAATAACTATATGGGTGGTAAACTAAAATCTGATGGGCTTAAAATATTTAGAGCGGCTATAGGTGAAAAAGGACATTGGGAAGATTTTTCTTCACTACCTTTTAATGATGATGATTATGATACAGGGCACCCGATGATAAGTGCTGATGGTAAAAAGCTGTACTTTGTTTCTAATATGCCAGGAACAATGGGCGATACTGATATTTTTGTAGTAGATTTAAACCAAGGACATTATGGAAAAATCATTAATTTAGGTAAAACAATTAATTCTAAATATAAAGAATACTCACCCTATATTGATGGTGATGTTATTTATTTCTCTTCTAATAGACCAGGAGGTAAAGGTGGTTTTGACATTTATATGACAAAATTAGACGGTTCAATCCCCGAACCTATAAATTTAGGAGAACCTATGAATAGTAAAGGAGACGATATCTCTTTTATTATAGATAGTGATAAACTGCAAGGGTATTTTTCATCCAATAGAAATGGGGGAATGGGTGACGATGATATTTATTCATTTAAGCAAAAAACAACAATAGCTATTTGTGATCAGATTGCTACAGGTATTATTAAAGATAAAGTTACAGGAAATAGAGTGGGTAATGCTTTTGTTGCGTTAATTGACGAAGAGGGGAATCGCATTCGTAAAATTGAAACCGCTTTTGATGGTGCTTATTATTTTGGAGTTGATTGTGCTGAAAATTACACCATAGAAGTTACAAAAAATGGATACTTTAGTAATACTATAAATTTAAGTACTTCTCATAAAAATGGTTATGATAACAATGAGGTTATCTTTATTGAAGAGAAAGAGTTTATGAACAGAAAAGATTATGAAATCTTAAATGTTCCAAATATTACGTTTACAATAAATACAGCAGAAATTACCGAAGCTTCAGAAAGAGCATTAGAAAAAGTAATGCGATTGATGAGTAAATATCCGAAAATGGTCATTGAATTTGGTGCACATACGGACTCAAGAGGTCCAGATGCTTATAATTTAAGCTTAACTAAAAGTAGAGCTGCCGCTACAGTAGACAATCTTATTGAAAAAGGCTTAGACCCTCGTAGAATAACCGGCAAAGGGTATGGAGAAACAGAGTTACTTAATAAATGTGCCAATGACGTAAAATGTACGGAACTGGAACATTTAGAAAATAAACGAACAGAATTTGTGGTGATAAGAAAATAA
- the ileS gene encoding isoleucine--tRNA ligase produces MSTPFKEYKGLDLSKVADETQQFWEENDIFQKSISSRDANKPFVFYEGPPSANGLPGIHHVMARTIKDLFCRYKTLQGYQVKRKAGWDTHGLPIELGVEKELGITKEDIGKKISVEEYNEACKKAVMRYTDVWEELTRKMGHWVDMNDPYVTYKPKYIESVWWLLKEIYNKGLMYKGYTIQPYSPKAGTGLSSHELNQPGTYQDVTDTTVVAQFKVIPDTLPDLLKGFDNLYMIAWTTTPWTLPSNTALTVGNKIDYVVVSTYNQYTFEPIKVILAKKLVGGQFAGKFVEVESENELTNYKEGDKKIPYKIIAECKGADLIGVKYEQLLPYALPYQNPENAFRVIAGDFVTTEDGTGIVHTAPTFGADDAMVAKQAEPEIPPMLVLDENGNPVPLVNLQGKFRPEMGEYAGKYVKNEYYDDGTAPERSVDVELAIKLKEENKAFKVEKYKHSYPNCWRTDKPILYYPLDSWFVKVSDKKDRMYELNQSINWKPKSTGEGRFGNWLKNANDWNLSRSRFWGIPLPIWRTEDGKEEIIIGSVEELKAEMKKAVEEGFMDADIFANFEVGNMDEENYDLLDLHKNIVDKITLVSTTGKPMERESDLIDVWFDSGSMPYAQWHYPFENKELIDENKFYPADFIAEGVDQTRGWFYTLHAIGTLVFDSNAYKNVVSNGLVLDKEGKKMSKRLGNAVDPFETMKTHGADATRWYMISNANPWDNLKFDIEGIEEVRRKFFGTLYNTYSFFTLYANIDKFAYTEDDIDINKRPEIDRWVLSELNTLIKNVEEYYNDYEPTKAARAIQNFVTENLSNWFVRLSRRRFWKGDYQQDKISAYQTLYTCLLTVAKLSSPIAPFYMDQLYKDLTNVTSGNEPESIHLAEFPKYDASFIDSALERKMQKAQAISSMVLSLRKKEMIKVRQPLQRIMIPVLGDQDREDIEAVEELIKSEVNVKAIELIDDASGILVKNIKPNFKVLGPKFGKDMRFVAAEIGKLTQDDIATIEKEGEISLEIGEKTLCLTIDEVEISSQDIEGWLVINQGNLTVALDVTISEELRKEGIARELVNRIQNLRKESGLEVTDKIKLKIEKDGIVDDAILANATYIKNETLTNELLLEDKVIDGIEIVFDNVNTKLLIQKN; encoded by the coding sequence ATGAGTACGCCATTTAAAGAATATAAAGGTTTAGACCTATCGAAAGTAGCAGATGAAACCCAACAATTTTGGGAAGAAAACGATATATTTCAAAAAAGTATTAGTTCGCGTGATGCGAATAAACCATTTGTGTTTTACGAAGGGCCACCATCTGCAAATGGTTTGCCAGGTATCCATCATGTTATGGCTCGTACTATTAAAGATTTGTTTTGTAGGTATAAAACCTTACAAGGCTATCAAGTAAAGCGTAAAGCAGGTTGGGATACCCATGGTTTGCCAATTGAACTAGGTGTAGAAAAAGAATTAGGTATTACCAAAGAGGATATTGGTAAAAAAATATCAGTGGAAGAATATAACGAAGCTTGTAAAAAAGCAGTAATGCGTTATACCGATGTCTGGGAAGAGCTGACTAGAAAAATGGGGCATTGGGTAGATATGAACGACCCGTATGTAACTTATAAACCAAAATATATAGAATCTGTTTGGTGGTTACTAAAAGAGATTTACAATAAGGGTTTAATGTATAAAGGCTATACGATTCAACCCTATTCACCTAAAGCTGGAACAGGATTGAGCTCACACGAGTTAAATCAACCAGGTACATATCAAGATGTAACGGATACCACAGTAGTTGCACAGTTTAAAGTGATACCTGATACATTACCAGACCTTTTAAAAGGGTTTGATAATTTATACATGATAGCTTGGACTACCACTCCATGGACTTTGCCGAGTAATACCGCATTAACTGTAGGTAATAAAATTGATTACGTGGTAGTTTCAACGTATAATCAGTACACTTTTGAACCTATCAAAGTAATTCTTGCTAAAAAATTGGTGGGTGGACAGTTTGCAGGGAAGTTTGTAGAAGTAGAATCTGAAAATGAGTTGACGAATTATAAAGAAGGTGATAAAAAGATTCCTTACAAAATCATTGCCGAATGTAAAGGTGCTGATTTGATTGGTGTTAAGTACGAACAATTATTGCCTTATGCGTTACCTTATCAAAACCCAGAAAATGCATTTAGAGTTATTGCTGGTGATTTTGTAACCACTGAAGACGGTACCGGTATTGTACATACAGCTCCTACTTTTGGTGCAGATGATGCCATGGTTGCAAAACAAGCGGAACCAGAAATTCCACCAATGTTGGTGTTAGATGAAAATGGAAATCCCGTTCCGTTAGTAAATTTACAAGGTAAATTTAGACCAGAAATGGGTGAGTATGCCGGTAAATATGTAAAGAATGAATATTACGATGATGGTACAGCTCCTGAACGTTCTGTTGATGTGGAATTAGCAATCAAGCTAAAAGAAGAAAACAAAGCTTTTAAGGTTGAAAAATACAAGCACAGTTATCCAAACTGTTGGCGTACTGATAAACCAATATTATATTATCCTTTAGATTCTTGGTTTGTAAAGGTATCTGATAAGAAGGATAGAATGTATGAATTGAATCAATCAATTAATTGGAAACCGAAATCAACTGGTGAAGGCCGTTTTGGAAATTGGTTGAAAAATGCTAATGATTGGAATTTATCTCGTTCAAGATTTTGGGGAATTCCACTTCCTATTTGGAGAACAGAAGATGGTAAAGAAGAAATAATAATAGGTTCTGTAGAAGAGCTGAAAGCTGAAATGAAAAAAGCAGTTGAAGAAGGATTTATGGATGCTGATATTTTTGCCAATTTTGAAGTTGGTAACATGGATGAAGAAAATTACGATCTATTAGATCTCCATAAAAATATAGTAGACAAAATTACATTGGTTTCGACAACAGGGAAACCAATGGAACGTGAATCTGACTTAATTGATGTTTGGTTTGATTCAGGTTCTATGCCTTATGCACAATGGCATTATCCATTTGAGAACAAAGAATTAATTGACGAAAATAAATTTTATCCTGCAGATTTTATTGCAGAAGGTGTAGATCAAACCAGAGGATGGTTTTATACGTTACATGCTATTGGAACATTAGTGTTCGATTCAAATGCGTATAAAAATGTTGTGTCTAACGGATTGGTATTAGATAAAGAAGGTAAAAAAATGTCAAAGCGTTTAGGTAACGCTGTTGATCCTTTTGAGACCATGAAGACACATGGTGCAGATGCCACACGTTGGTACATGATTTCAAATGCGAACCCTTGGGATAATTTAAAATTTGATATCGAGGGTATAGAAGAAGTAAGACGTAAATTTTTTGGAACGCTGTATAATACCTACTCTTTTTTTACTTTATATGCCAATATTGATAAATTTGCTTATACTGAAGACGATATAGATATCAATAAGAGACCAGAAATTGACCGTTGGGTACTTTCTGAACTAAATACATTGATTAAGAATGTAGAAGAGTATTATAATGATTATGAACCTACCAAAGCAGCAAGAGCCATACAGAATTTTGTAACAGAAAATTTGAGCAACTGGTTTGTGCGTTTAAGTAGAAGACGTTTTTGGAAAGGAGATTATCAACAAGATAAGATATCGGCATATCAAACATTGTATACATGTTTGTTAACCGTTGCAAAATTAAGTTCGCCAATTGCACCTTTTTATATGGATCAATTGTACAAAGACCTTACTAATGTAACAAGTGGTAATGAACCAGAATCAATACATTTAGCAGAATTCCCTAAATATGATGCCTCTTTTATTGATTCAGCTTTAGAAAGAAAAATGCAAAAAGCACAAGCTATATCTTCGATGGTCTTATCATTACGTAAAAAGGAAATGATAAAAGTGCGTCAACCATTACAACGTATAATGATTCCCGTTTTAGGAGATCAAGATAGAGAAGATATTGAAGCCGTTGAAGAGTTGATAAAATCTGAAGTAAATGTAAAAGCTATTGAATTGATTGATGATGCTTCAGGAATTTTAGTAAAAAATATCAAACCGAATTTTAAGGTATTAGGTCCTAAATTTGGAAAAGATATGCGTTTTGTAGCGGCTGAAATTGGAAAATTAACACAAGATGATATTGCCACTATCGAAAAAGAAGGCGAAATTTCTTTAGAAATAGGAGAAAAAACCTTATGTTTAACCATAGATGAAGTGGAAATATCATCACAAGACATAGAGGGATGGCTAGTTATTAACCAAGGCAATTTAACTGTAGCTTTAGACGTTACTATTTCTGAAGAATTGCGTAAAGAAGGTATTGCCAGAGAGTTAGTTAATCGAATTCAGAATTTAAGAAAAGAATCTGGATTGGAAGTAACTGATAAAATAAAATTAAAAATAGAAAAAGATGGTATAGTTGATGATGCCATTTTAGCAAATGCAACCTATATTAAAAATGAAACATTAACGAACGAGTTACTTTTAGAAGATAAAGTAATTGATGGTATAGAAATTGTATTTGATAATGTAAATACAAAATTATTAATTCAAAAAAATTAA
- a CDS encoding TraR/DksA family transcriptional regulator: MNENKERYSDADLNEFKEIILKKIENAKEDLALINSAYKNDSNNGTDDTSPTFKAFEEGSETMSKESNVQLAIRQEKFIRDLKNALLRIENKTYGICRVTGKLIQKGRLKLVPHATLSIEAKNMQS, from the coding sequence ATGAATGAGAATAAAGAAAGATATTCAGATGCTGATTTGAATGAATTTAAAGAAATCATCTTGAAAAAGATTGAAAATGCAAAAGAAGATTTAGCATTAATTAATAGTGCCTATAAAAACGACAGTAATAATGGCACTGATGATACTTCGCCAACGTTCAAAGCGTTTGAAGAAGGATCAGAGACTATGTCAAAAGAATCTAATGTACAATTGGCAATTCGTCAAGAAAAGTTTATCAGAGACTTGAAGAACGCCTTGTTGCGAATAGAAAACAAGACTTACGGTATCTGTCGTGTAACAGGAAAACTAATTCAAAAAGGACGTTTGAAATTAGTACCACATGCTACACTTAGCATAGAAGCAAAAAACATGCAATCATAA
- a CDS encoding DUF4097 family beta strand repeat-containing protein — translation MKILFYISVLLISSSISAQKKVLKEVDFNNQNIEVQFEDIDLLEIVEAEEQKISISMVDYVENPTQLEIENVGNNIRIISKSIIPFEPNSKTEKFCYLQPLFSSYKLSLPKGCDVEISYKNGNIEVVSFNGSMNLRLHTGDVKIDDFKGSITSELLSGNINATIRDTEVNIISNHGEITTTFPSDQWQKTDNSLKGILGINNNLLKVQSINANITLKTIETQ, via the coding sequence TTGAAAATACTATTTTACATATCTGTTTTGTTAATTTCTTCATCTATTAGTGCTCAAAAAAAGGTGCTAAAGGAAGTTGACTTTAATAATCAAAATATTGAAGTGCAATTTGAGGATATTGATTTATTAGAGATTGTTGAAGCAGAGGAACAAAAAATAAGTATTTCAATGGTCGATTATGTTGAAAATCCTACACAATTAGAAATTGAAAATGTTGGAAATAATATTAGAATTATTTCTAAAAGTATAATTCCTTTTGAACCAAATTCAAAAACTGAAAAATTTTGTTACCTGCAACCATTATTTTCTTCTTATAAACTTTCGCTACCCAAAGGGTGTGATGTTGAAATTAGTTATAAAAATGGGAATATTGAAGTGGTAAGTTTTAATGGTAGTATGAATCTCAGATTGCATACTGGCGATGTGAAAATTGATGATTTCAAGGGAAGTATAACTTCCGAATTACTATCTGGAAATATCAATGCAACAATTAGAGACACCGAGGTGAATATTATATCTAATCATGGAGAAATTACAACTACTTTTCCTTCAGACCAATGGCAAAAGACAGACAATTCTTTAAAAGGGATTTTAGGAATTAATAATAATTTGTTAAAGGTACAATCTATCAATGCAAATATTACCCTTAAGACTATTGAAACTCAATAA
- a CDS encoding lipoprotein signal peptidase, with translation MKKAVIIIVIILLIDQWSKIYIKTHFVLGDDFKVLGLDWFRIHFIENYGMAWGTEFGGSNGKLFLTFFRLIAIVGIGYWLYSAVKSNGHKILIVAIAFIFAGALGNIIDSVFYGVLFGDSHGTLATFLPEEGGYGTLFHGKVVDLFYFPIVENAQLPSWIPEINFNWPDWIPGIGGNNFSLFVDRNFTFFQYIFNVADASITAGVGLLLIFNKKVFPKKEKVEEPKNFIEPPVVVTHYEKPKS, from the coding sequence ATGAAAAAAGCCGTTATTATAATTGTAATCATTCTATTGATAGATCAATGGAGTAAAATCTATATCAAAACACATTTTGTTTTGGGAGATGATTTTAAAGTGTTGGGTTTAGATTGGTTTAGAATTCACTTTATTGAGAATTACGGCATGGCTTGGGGAACAGAATTTGGAGGTTCTAATGGTAAGTTGTTTTTAACCTTTTTCCGTTTAATAGCTATTGTAGGTATTGGCTACTGGTTATATTCAGCTGTAAAATCAAATGGTCATAAAATATTAATTGTTGCCATAGCGTTTATTTTTGCAGGAGCATTAGGTAATATTATTGACTCTGTGTTTTATGGCGTTTTATTTGGTGACAGTCATGGAACATTAGCAACATTTTTACCTGAAGAAGGTGGTTATGGTACTTTATTTCATGGTAAAGTTGTCGATTTATTTTATTTTCCAATCGTAGAAAATGCTCAATTACCTTCTTGGATTCCTGAGATTAATTTTAATTGGCCCGATTGGATACCTGGTATTGGAGGTAATAACTTTTCTTTATTTGTAGATAGAAATTTTACCTTTTTTCAGTATATTTTTAACGTCGCTGATGCATCAATTACGGCAGGAGTCGGGTTACTACTAATTTTCAATAAAAAGGTTTTTCCTAAAAAGGAGAAAGTTGAAGAACCTAAAAATTTTATTGAACCACCTGTTGTGGTAACACATTATGAAAAGCCAAAATCATAA
- the uvrC gene encoding excinuclease ABC subunit UvrC, with protein sequence MQNTDLELQVKTLPNTPGVYQYFDKDDAILYVGKAKNLKKRVSSYFTKNHDYGKTKVLVKKIASIKHIVVSTEMDALLLENNLIKKYKPRYNILLKDDKTYPWICIKKEPFPRVFLTRSVVKDGSEYFGPYTSVRTAKALLSLIKELYQLRTCAYDLSQKNIATGKYKVCLEYHIKNCKGPCEGLQLEAEYLENINAIRNIIKGNFKSSLEHFKDVMLKFAENHEFEEAHSIKEKIDLLANYQAKSTVVNPSISNVDIFSIISDESFAYVNFFKIMNGAIIQSHTSEIKKKLDETDKHLLELSIIEIRHRFNSQSKEIYVPFKVNVGDEIKVTVPKQGDKKQIVDLSLRNAKYFRQERFKQIKIVDPDRHTNRIMAQMQKDLRLPKEPRNVECFDNSNIQGTHPVASCVVFKNGKPSKSDYRKYNIKTVEGPDDFGSMEEVVHRRYKRLLDEGQELPQLIVIDGGKGQLSSALKSLDVLGLRKKIAIIGIAKRLEEIFYPDDPIPLYLDKKSETLKIIQQLRNEAHRFAITFHRNKRSKSAIQTELEQIPGIGKQTVESLLKQFKSAKRVSEASFKAIEEVLGTSRATKVYNYYHLKKKDS encoded by the coding sequence ATGCAAAACACCGATTTAGAACTTCAAGTAAAAACCTTACCCAATACGCCCGGTGTTTATCAATATTTTGATAAGGATGATGCAATTTTATATGTAGGTAAAGCTAAAAATTTAAAAAAGCGTGTAAGTTCTTACTTTACAAAAAATCATGACTACGGTAAGACTAAAGTCTTAGTAAAAAAAATTGCTTCCATAAAACATATTGTCGTTTCTACGGAAATGGATGCCTTATTGTTGGAAAATAATCTTATTAAAAAATACAAACCACGTTATAATATTTTATTAAAAGACGATAAAACATATCCATGGATATGTATTAAAAAAGAGCCGTTTCCTAGAGTGTTTTTAACTAGAAGTGTCGTTAAAGATGGGTCTGAATATTTTGGCCCCTATACCTCGGTCAGAACAGCAAAAGCTTTACTATCTCTAATAAAAGAACTCTATCAATTACGTACATGTGCTTATGACTTATCGCAAAAAAATATAGCTACAGGTAAATATAAGGTTTGTTTAGAATACCATATAAAAAATTGTAAAGGCCCATGTGAAGGCTTACAGTTGGAAGCGGAATATTTAGAAAATATTAATGCAATTAGAAATATTATTAAAGGTAATTTTAAATCTTCATTAGAACATTTTAAAGATGTTATGTTGAAGTTTGCTGAAAATCATGAATTTGAAGAAGCTCATAGCATAAAAGAAAAAATAGATTTATTGGCTAATTATCAGGCAAAATCAACAGTTGTAAATCCGTCAATTTCGAATGTGGACATATTTTCAATTATTTCGGATGAGAGTTTTGCTTATGTCAATTTTTTTAAAATAATGAATGGTGCTATTATTCAATCACATACTTCAGAAATTAAAAAGAAATTAGATGAAACTGATAAACACTTACTTGAATTATCTATTATAGAAATTAGACATCGGTTTAATTCGCAATCAAAGGAAATTTATGTACCTTTTAAAGTTAATGTTGGTGATGAAATAAAGGTTACGGTTCCAAAACAGGGTGACAAAAAGCAAATAGTTGATCTATCTTTGCGTAATGCTAAATATTTTAGGCAAGAGCGTTTTAAACAAATTAAAATAGTTGACCCAGATAGACATACCAACAGAATTATGGCTCAAATGCAAAAGGATTTACGGTTGCCAAAAGAGCCTCGTAATGTGGAGTGTTTTGATAATTCGAATATACAAGGAACACACCCTGTAGCTTCTTGTGTTGTTTTTAAAAATGGTAAACCAAGTAAAAGCGATTATAGAAAGTATAATATAAAAACGGTTGAAGGTCCAGATGATTTTGGTTCTATGGAAGAGGTTGTACATAGAAGATACAAACGTTTGTTAGATGAAGGACAAGAGTTACCGCAATTAATTGTTATTGATGGAGGAAAAGGGCAGTTATCATCGGCATTAAAGAGTCTTGATGTGTTAGGTTTACGGAAAAAAATAGCAATTATTGGTATTGCAAAACGCTTGGAAGAGATTTTTTACCCCGACGATCCAATTCCATTGTATCTAGATAAAAAATCGGAAACGTTAAAAATAATACAGCAATTGCGAAATGAAGCTCACAGGTTTGCAATAACATTTCATAGAAATAAGCGAAGTAAAAGTGCTATTCAAACCGAGTTGGAGCAGATTCCGGGTATTGGTAAACAAACTGTAGAAAGTTTATTAAAACAGTTTAAATCAGCCAAAAGGGTTTCTGAAGCATCCTTCAAGGCGATTGAAGAAGTATTAGGTACTTCTAGAGCAACTAAAGTGTATAATTATTATCATTTAAAGAAAAAGGACTCTTAA
- a CDS encoding patatin-like phospholipase family protein, giving the protein MLKNIVIILLLFQVQVLLGQDTPKPQKDIKVGLVLSGGGAKGFAHIGALKVLEEAGVRIDYIGGTSMGAIIGSLYSSGYSADELDSLVTAFDLNELMQDNLPRKSKSIYQKENTEKYALTLPIKNGGVQLPTALSKGQNIFNLLSQLTEHVHSINDFSKLPIPFFCVATDLESGTAKILEDGFLPEAVRASGSFPTLLDPVEINGKLLTDGGITNNFPVDVMKEKGVDVIIGIDVQDKLKGQKGLNSAFEIVMQIVSFQMYTDAVSKRNQTDIYIHPDISDFNVVSFDLTKDIIERGRSATDKQLGALQKIAKNQIAKKRSKRVIPIANEKLIINEISVMGNKNYTNKYIIGKLNFKEKDSISYDKFTEGINNLSATGNFRNIQYQFLPSEKGTTLQLKLKEEEMSTFLQLGIHYDDLYKTGVLLNVTAKHALFKNDVLSADLVLGDNIRYNLDYFIDNGFHWSYGVKTRYNNFDKSFFENLINDDASGVTVGKVPIDYNDFTTQLYLQNSFTKGIAIRLGAENKLIRTYFETIESNETIKNFIDNTSYVSAYTNLVLDTYDNKYFPKKGLYFFVDYHAYLTASNFDNSFKPFTQLKGELSGAFTIGSRFTTHIVSQAGITLGDGTRVFNYFLGGANKNYINNFYNFYGYDVADLAESAFLKTAVTFRYELFNKNYISLISNVARVENDLLNEGEIFDNTKLGFAAGYSIESFLGPLEVKYTWSPDTGRNYWLFNVGFWF; this is encoded by the coding sequence ATGTTAAAAAATATAGTAATCATATTATTACTTTTTCAGGTACAAGTACTACTTGGACAAGATACTCCAAAGCCTCAAAAGGATATAAAAGTGGGTTTAGTTTTAAGTGGAGGAGGAGCTAAGGGTTTTGCACATATAGGTGCATTAAAAGTTTTAGAAGAAGCAGGTGTTAGGATAGATTACATTGGTGGTACCAGTATGGGGGCTATTATTGGGTCATTATATTCGTCGGGGTATTCAGCAGATGAATTAGATTCGTTAGTAACTGCGTTTGATTTGAATGAATTAATGCAAGATAATTTACCTAGAAAATCAAAATCTATTTATCAAAAAGAAAACACTGAAAAATATGCATTGACATTACCTATAAAAAATGGAGGCGTTCAATTGCCAACTGCTCTTTCAAAAGGGCAAAATATATTTAATCTTTTATCTCAACTTACGGAACATGTTCATAGCATTAATGATTTTTCAAAATTACCTATTCCGTTTTTTTGCGTTGCGACAGATTTAGAAAGTGGTACCGCAAAAATTCTAGAAGATGGTTTTTTACCCGAAGCCGTTAGGGCAAGTGGCTCTTTTCCAACTTTATTAGATCCTGTTGAGATTAACGGAAAATTATTAACAGATGGAGGTATTACGAATAATTTTCCCGTAGATGTAATGAAGGAGAAAGGTGTAGATGTAATTATTGGAATAGATGTTCAAGATAAATTAAAAGGGCAAAAAGGATTGAACTCAGCTTTTGAGATTGTAATGCAAATTGTAAGTTTTCAAATGTATACGGATGCTGTAAGTAAGCGAAACCAAACAGATATTTATATACATCCGGATATTAGTGACTTTAACGTAGTTTCTTTTGATTTAACAAAAGATATCATAGAAAGAGGGAGAAGTGCTACAGACAAACAGTTAGGGGCATTGCAAAAAATTGCAAAAAACCAAATTGCAAAAAAGAGAAGTAAAAGAGTAATTCCGATTGCAAATGAAAAACTAATTATAAATGAAATTAGTGTCATGGGAAACAAAAATTACACGAACAAATATATCATTGGTAAGTTAAATTTTAAAGAAAAAGATTCTATCTCTTATGATAAATTTACGGAGGGTATAAATAATTTATCCGCTACAGGTAATTTTAGAAATATTCAATATCAATTTCTACCGAGCGAAAAAGGTACAACATTACAATTAAAATTGAAAGAAGAAGAAATGTCTACTTTTTTACAATTAGGTATCCATTATGATGATTTATACAAAACAGGAGTGTTGTTAAACGTAACTGCCAAACACGCCCTTTTTAAAAATGACGTGCTTTCCGCAGATCTTGTATTAGGAGATAATATTCGGTATAATTTAGATTATTTTATAGATAATGGGTTTCATTGGAGTTATGGGGTTAAAACGCGATATAATAATTTTGATAAATCTTTTTTTGAGAATTTAATTAATGATGATGCATCAGGCGTGACTGTGGGTAAAGTTCCCATTGATTATAATGATTTTACTACTCAGCTATATTTACAAAATTCATTTACTAAAGGGATTGCGATACGTTTAGGGGCTGAGAATAAATTGATTAGAACCTATTTTGAAACCATAGAAAGTAACGAGACCATAAAGAATTTTATTGATAACACTTCGTATGTTAGTGCATATACAAATTTGGTATTAGATACTTATGATAATAAATACTTCCCTAAAAAAGGACTTTATTTTTTCGTAGATTATCATGCTTATTTAACGGCTTCAAATTTTGACAATAGTTTTAAACCGTTTACACAATTAAAAGGAGAATTGTCTGGGGCATTTACAATTGGTAGTAGATTTACTACACATATTGTTTCTCAGGCTGGAATTACTTTGGGCGATGGCACGCGAGTATTTAATTATTTTTTAGGAGGAGCTAATAAAAATTATATTAATAATTTTTATAATTTTTATGGCTATGATGTTGCTGATTTAGCCGAAAGTGCTTTCTTAAAAACGGCCGTTACTTTTCGTTATGAATTATTTAATAAAAATTATATTTCTTTAATTTCGAATGTAGCCAGGGTCGAAAATGATTTATTAAATGAAGGAGAAATTTTTGATAATACTAAACTAGGTTTTGCTGCGGGTTACAGCATTGAATCTTTTTTAGGTCCACTAGAAGTAAAGTATACTTGGTCACCAGATACTGGGCGAAATTACTGGTTATTTAATGTGGGTTTTTGGTTTTAA